TCTTCACTCACGCCGACCGCCTGAAGGAGGCGGGTCTTCAGACGTCCGTCTACCTCACACAGACCAGCGATTGGCTGAGAGCTCTGGCCGAACAGGTGGAAGGAGGAGTCACGTTCCTGGACAACAGCCGTGATTGGCCGTCGGTCAGAGGGCGGCCGCTGAGAGAGCGACTGCTCCGCCTCTCGGCCAGGAACCATCACGCAACTCTGGCGGTCCGAACGGGAACTACAcactagggctttgacttttgccccaaaatcatattcgaagtttgtttgtttattaatattaatattcgaatatatttgaatatttattaataatatttggaccattaaatgccttcagtaagacCTATATTGGTATAAGttgtatatgttctgtccaccagagggcagtgtatcagCCAATGTCAATAGGCAGGCAGTGATGTTgtcagaagaaaaacacattgccgcaaccaaagaatttctaatatgggaagaagcatatactgtatataagaatggaccaacagatcccgttgctctggacggagaccagtgaaggatattagaagatctttcccggtgatggctgagcgttactgagcagcctccaactgagcttgaagacgtagatgtgacgtgagcaacctgtctgaaagttggaagtcttctggtagctgtgccaagagaaatctcaatcattcccaatctagcagagacggagagcgtaggtatatgtaaggagataacatagacacaggctaattactgatcactaacatgatagttaacattagtaattacacttaaacagctaatggaagtccaaactgagATTTCTCCTAAAAtcaccaaaagttagcattagataatACCTCATTTGCTAATTCAAACataacattttgagaaaacttcaacgctcagccatcaccggaaaagatcttctaatatccttcactggtctccgtccagagacacgggatctgttggtccattatatataccgTATTTTCcagactataagtcgcactttttttcatactttggctggtcctgcgacttatagtcaggtgcgacttatatatcaaaatatatatcatttaacatgtttttaaatgttatttcatgctgaaaacatcACCATCTACAGCCGCGagagggcgctctaggcttgtgacaactatatgctgctcctaaagacaactgagaaagaaaagaatcttattctgcagattacaaactgcaggtagtaaaatacgcagccgaaaacggtaatcgagcagcacaaagaaagtttggagtgagagagaaacttgcgagggactggcgaaaaggtgactcttactgcaatgaagacaacaaagaaagctaatcggctaatcggctaatcgcgggttgaaagcaagatggccagagctggaggaacgagtccacagacgGGTGCTTGAACAGCGTCCCTGGGGAGGCTCGTCACGGTGCAGTACGTCTcccgccctggtagttgttctgtattctgttgtatagttgaataactgttaatgtgttacgttaacataccggacacctaccgtattcagccccttgttctgtgtgctgttgtgtagttTAATAACttacctttccagattaaatgtctgttcttggtcttggattttgtgaaataaatttctaaataaatgcgacttatagtccagtgcgacttatatatgtttttttcctcttcatgacgcattttttgactgatgcgacttatactccggagcgacttatagtccggaaaatacggtattgAATATTTGCTTCAGGTTTGACGTAAACAAGAAAAcactcgaggaaaacaaaaaactgggGAAACTGTGGTTTCAAATGTTTTAATCAATAAACAACCGTGATTACATGACATCAAATTAATTTCTTCTTGTGTTAGCTGACGCCACGATAAAGCCACTAAGTGATCGTCAGCAGCTGATTTTGGTGAGCGGAGCAGGGGTCTTCcgacacattctcactcccaatcgcgtccaaaaaaaaactacgcttggtcaggtgcctttggcgtttgttactgacgcGAGTATTTGTTCAGCGCCATATTTAGAcccgcttggtcaggtgccttggCGTCACTATTCGACGCTCTCTGGGCTCTCGCCGAGTAGCCTGgcgtcgtcatactcagattctagtcagaatatgagtctggttctgctccattgggctgtggttATGGGGTGTGTGAAAGAAAATGcgtctgcactcaattggatagacctacaaccaatcacagcaccCCATCTTCTTAGCGACCATCGGGGCCAactgataaattaaactttcgcccaaaaaaattaaacattcaCATTGTTTTATTCGTATTtcttcaaatacgccgcactttcgccgcataaattgccgatttccgcgcaaaatatgcggggcttgcatgatttcataatccccgcattttcgttgcaaaaaagtcacacatatatcttagcagaaagttgaaaaatgttgcgtttacttcatacaagagcagccattttcccctgttgccatgggaacgttatgaagtgacgttatgaagtgacgtaattacgcgacgtgaacatcatcgaaaagctgcaaaccccgcgatgaagccacgatgaaaccgcagtttttgcaagttcccgcaatttttgcaagttcccgcaatttcatcgcataaaattgcataaatatcccgcatattccatcacattttttaagaaaacgtgccgcataatcaaggatttttgcctgcaacaatcacaaaaaaactccgcattcttctggaaggactggttatTGGGTAAATTACTACATAAGAAGAGAATGAAAAAACAATCTgtagatattcagtttattaaaTACCAATATGTGTGGGCTGATGTTTGCCTGTATGAATGGACTGATTCCTGCCACCATACTTAACATGACTGTGAATGTGAGTTTCTGTGTGGATTTCAACATCCGTTACACAACACTGCTTAGCCACTACTGTCTCTATGTGTCTGCCCCGATACAGATGTTTAATGCACTTTCAGTCCAGCTGTGTTGGGATTATGACTTTCGCCgaatcccgtaggaaggacggcaaaaacCATCGTTCCGatcgacaaatgccttgattgcggttctctgttcctctttttaaaatgaatgcgatggaggaatctacacatctcagttctccagcggcagccacctttgttgtaaacgaattcaacccaagcgctctttggcgtcgtggttgattacgttactgtgatcatctgtccatcatcgtgtaaagcccgccctgacaatttgattggtccgaacagctctggttggagCGTAGTTGCTCCACAGcagatcaagtccagaccgaacttcccgacctcaaatgttgtgggcggggctaagttcggctggcatccaggctactcGTCGAGCCCTTTGGCGTCCCATTTAAACTACTACTCAGTATTTTGGGGTTGTTTTAGTTTGACAAGTTGGTGGGAAGAGCAACAGGTCAACGCTTTCTCATGAATGGTTTCGTACGATATCGTACAAGAACTTATGCGCGCCAATTCGTATGAAATCCGATGAAATTACTGCGACTGCcggccggtcacatgacagtaaAGTTAAGCGGTCTTTGCAGTTAAATTCAGccaagaaaaggtgactgtgagccgggaaAAGAGCACCGTAAGGGGACAGTGGCCGTTACGGTTGAttttagccgacaaaaagtgagcgtcatgcggcgacggcagttaaaggtgcagtaggtaagacttataaaactaactttctgtcatatttgctgaaactgaccctatgttccagtagaactacaggaagcaggtaatttaaaataaaatacggctcctctggctccacctacagcctgtagtgagatttacaaaaatccaccactccctgttcagatgcaccaatcagggccagggggtgtgtctaactgcgtgtcaatcactgctcatgcgcACACATTCAtactcccttgtggggggaggggcttaggagaccgttttgggctttagcagaaagggggagggacttagaagttgtcaatgtccatatttttttggctaagtcctggatcttcgcaattcTACCTATGGCACCTTTAATTaagacaccaaaacgactagttaggattagaacaaaaaagattgtggtttgacatgaacacctgtttcctgggtgaaagtcctgtgtttgtttgacccccGATCCCCCAAACCAACTTCCTTGACCAAGCGTtctacgagttgggagtgagagcGTGTTGGGGGTTTTCGCGCCCCTTCGTTGCATCTATCTGATAATGCAGTTGGTGAGGGAGGGGGCTCTGCAAAGCCCCTTCCCCTTCACCTCGAATCCGCAGCCTTTGTAGTTGGCCACGCCCTTCGAGTCGACCTGCAGGTCGGGCTGAACCAGCTCCCAGACCCTCTCCTTGGACTGCAGCTCTCTGTCCGGTTCGCCTGAACACAAAGAGAAAGGGGGGGTCTTGGTTAAAAAACTCTTTCATTGTTGGGACCATTTCAAATGTTCAGGATGCAAGtgaaactagaactgcaagcataTACGACGGCATCCAAGCCTCCCTGACGCAGCtgaattcaaggaacacgtggatgtgaAGATTTTCAATGTACGATATACGGTTTGGGAGTTATGGGGCATAACCCATACTTATTTGTtacagcgccccctgctggtggATGTGTGTCATTTTTCCTTTCCCAGGTAGGTGTCACACTCCCTACCATCCCTGAAAGTTTCACAAGTGTAACTTGTACGGTTTAAGTTGCAGAACTACTTTTACCtccagaaaaataatcgttacgATTACAATAGAGTTCCCAGCTCCAGATcttgggcttggacccctaattagATATTtacaggacagttaggtttagaaaaaaatggtgggtggggttataaaatatATGTGTAAATATGTGACGTTCTGGATCGGGACCCCTTGACGCATTTTTCCCAGGAAGTTTTTGAATTTATACGATATACGGTTTGGGAATTATGGGGCATAACCCATACTTATTTGTtacagcgccccctgctggtggATGTGTGTCATTTTTCCTTTCCCAGGTAGGTGTCACACTCCCTACCATCCCTGAAAGTTTCACAAGCGTAACTTGTACGGTTTAAGCTGCAGAAATACTTTTACCtccagaaaaataatcgttacgATTATAACACGGTTCCCAGCTCCACTGGTACTGGGAAACGTGTTGCCttgcttggacccctaattagATATTTACTGTTAGTAGTGTGTTTACGTTCGGTAAGCATTTTGTAAACTCCCCTGAAAAACGCCCACATAGGTCAGTTTATGCGTCATTCTGACCCATATTTAGGTCTGTAGTggtggcgccctctagtggccgtagtagttctgaaatataagagcgccaaatgtcctggtaagGAGGTGCATTTaggggcgtgtccaaatccacttttgctagtttgacggcggaacaaagggtccgtgcgccggacgcatggttctaaagggttgtacttagtgtcttcattaatcagaggtgtgttttgggcgtaacatgcaatcaaccaatcagagatcatctcctattccctttaaaagccaggcacgtttggaccttggagcattgctgttatgatggaggatttgcaccgtaatattttattttatatctgtaatcttctgcatgtgtgtgtgctgctgtgtgtgtgtgtgtgtgtgtgtgtgtgtgtgtgtgctgctgtgcgtccctgtgtgtgtaacaagcatagtgtgcacgtgcTGTGCACGaacctaggagcattttactaatgtgctgttgactttagaccaggtttttgttggtcaatggtgccatcacttcccgctgcctcaagatagcaatacgcccagaatgcacctgaacacacacggCTGATATTGCCACACGGTTCGGAGGACCGGTTGGTATTTCTTCTTGGGATTTCATGGCTGTAACCATGGTTACCTGGGTAGTTAAGGCAGGTGACTCTGTCTCCAGGGGTGGAGCCTGGGGGCGGAGCCAGGAGCTCGCTGCAGTCGTCCGAGACGGAGCAACAGAGGAGGCGGGCCTGGGAGACCACGCCCCTCACTTTACAGGCCTTGATGTTGCATAGCAACACGGCGAGACCGCCCTGGagctgcagacagagagagagagagagagagagacacagagagagagagagggagagagagagagatgagaggtgACGTAACCTTTTATAcaatgattttgtgtgtgtgtgtgtgtgtgtgtgtgtgtgtgtgtgtgtgtgtgtgtgtgtgtgtgtgtgtgtgtctgtgtctgtgtgtgcgtgtgtgtgtgtgtgtgtgtgtgtctgtgtgtgtctgtgtgtgtgtgtgtgtgtgtgtgtgtgtgtgtgcgtgtgtgtgtgtttgcgtgtgtgtgtgtgtgtgtgtgtgtgtgtgtgtgtgtgtgtgtgtgtgtgtgtgtctgtgtgtgtgtgtgcatgtgtctgtgtttgcgtgtgtgtgtttgtgtgtgtgtgtgtgtgtgtgtgtgtgtgtgtgtgcatgtgtctgtgtttgctgtgtttgtgtgtgtatgcgtgtgtgtgtttgtgtgtgtatgcgtgtgtgtgtgtgtgtgtgtgtgtgtgtgtgtgtgtgggagtgtgtgttacCTCCTCAAGGGGTGTTTTCTCTCCCAGCTTGCTGACGACGGTGCGCGGGGCGTCCTCTCCCACGTCCACCTCCTGGACGGACATGGCCTCGGCCAGCGGGTGGCGCCGCACGCCGAGGACCCGTCCGACCCGCAGGTTCAACCGGGACACGTCGATGTTAGGCTCCGCCCCCAGAGAGAGACCGTCAGAGGACGGACGcactgacagagacagagagaggtctTTTACTTTCTATATCTCCTTCTCAAttctttgtctgtgtctgtgtctttgtgtgtgtgtgtgtgtgtgtgtgtgtgtgtgtgtgtgtctcttacctttcctctcccctctcttcctcctgctctgtctgtctctcctgtcaTGCGAGGACGGAGGAGGAGGATTTTTAGGACCAGCAGCTGTTGCTCCAGCAGGGGGGGCAGGTTGATTGACAGGTGTGCTGGGGGCGGAGTCTGTAGGTGTAGGAGGCGGGGCCGGGGAGAACAGAGCCTTGGCTGGAGGAGAGGAACAGATGATGTCATATCTTCAGCATACATATGCAGGAACTTCATTCTGTGTATCTGTCTTTATCTCAAATCTCCGAAAGGTTTTGACTTAATAAAGTTCTGATTGAATCAAAATAATCTGTTATTCAGATCTGACGACAGCTCAGAGGGAAACAACATcatctgcagtgtgtgtgtgtgtgtgtgtgtgtgtgtgtgtgagagagttagtgtgtgtgtgtgtgtgtgtgtgtgtgtgtgtgagagagagtttgtgtgtgtgtgtgtgtctgtgtgtgtgtgtgtgtgtgtgtgtgtgagagagttagtgtgtgtatgtatgtgtgtgtgtgtgtgtgtgtgtgtgtgtgtgtgtgtgtgtgtgtgtgtgtgtgagttagtgtgtgtgtgtgtgtgtgtgtgtgtgtatgcgtgagttagtgtgtgtgtgtgtgtgtgtgtgcgtgtgtgtgtgtgtgtgtgtgtgtgtgtgtgtctgtctgtgtgtgtgtgtgtgtgtgggtgtgtctgtgtgtgtgtgtgtgtgtgtgtgtgtgtgtgtgtgtgtgtgtgtgtgaaagtgtgaaagtgtgtgcatgagttagtgtgtgtgtgtgtgtgtgtatgtgtgtgtgtgtgagttagtgtgtgtgtgtgtgtgtgtgtgtgtgtgtgtgtgtgtgtgcagttagtgtgtatgtgtgtgtgtgtatgtgagttattgtgtgtgtgtgtgtgtgtgtgtgtgtgtgtgtgtgtgtgagttattgtgtgtgtgtgtgtgtgtgtgtgtgtgagttattgtgtgtgtgtgtgtgtgtgtgtgtgtgtgtgtgtgtgtgtgtgtgtgtgtgtgtgtgtgtgtgtgtgtgtgtgtgtctgtgtgtgtgtgtgtgtgtgtgtgtgtgtgtgtgtgtgtctgtgtgtgtgtgtgtgtgtgtgtgtgtgtgtgtgtgtgtgtgtgtgtgtgtgtgtgtaccggtGCGTCTCCTCTGTTTCTCCTTCAGCTGAACTTTCAGCTGCTCGATGTCTGTCTTTAGTTTCCCGTTTTCAACCAGCAGCTTCTTCTGATCTCGGACTGACGCCTGCAGCActaacacaacaacacaaacacacatttcagaTCTAATCTCGTCCACGAGAGGGCACGTTAACCTTCTTTAAACATGAGCGTTTTACACAAACAATATCACAGCATTTTTCAGCTCCTATCAGCTTTGAGTAGGATTTGGTCACATATCTAGTTTCAGTGACAGACACGTGAGCATTACATTAAACCAATAAGATAGGCCCATATATGTATTGATTAAAGTTACAACCACTTTTCTTAATGTTAAATAGCTATATGTATGTGTTATCTGTTTCTGGACAGAATAGGCcctttctccataaggatttagattatcagccataatgtctaactGGTACATTAAAttttagctaccagaggagctaactggtagattaa
The sequence above is drawn from the Sander lucioperca isolate FBNREF2018 chromosome 17, SLUC_FBN_1.2, whole genome shotgun sequence genome and encodes:
- the LOC116064549 gene encoding aminoacyl tRNA synthase complex-interacting multifunctional protein 1-like isoform X1, which codes for MDGRPFNPSLEAAIKKLDPEEGEHILEYITTHAMLTREKALLQASVRDQKKLLVENGKLKTDIEQLKVQLKEKQRRRTAKALFSPAPPPTPTDSAPSTPVNQPAPPAGATAAGPKNPPPPSSHDRRDRQSRRKRGERKVRPSSDGLSLGAEPNIDVSRLNLRVGRVLGVRRHPLAEAMSVQEVDVGEDAPRTVVSKLGEKTPLEELQGGLAVLLCNIKACKVRGVVSQARLLCCSVSDDCSELLAPPPGSTPGDRVTCLNYPGEPDRELQSKERVWELVQPDLQVDSKGVANYKGCGFEVKGKGLCRAPSLTNCIIR
- the LOC116064549 gene encoding aminoacyl tRNA synthase complex-interacting multifunctional protein 1-like isoform X2, encoding MDESMFKPSLEAAIKKLDPEEGEHILEYITTHAMLTREKALLQASVRDQKKLLVENGKLKTDIEQLKVQLKEKQRRRTAKALFSPAPPPTPTDSAPSTPVNQPAPPAGATAAGPKNPPPPSSHDRRDRQSRRKRGERKVRPSSDGLSLGAEPNIDVSRLNLRVGRVLGVRRHPLAEAMSVQEVDVGEDAPRTVVSKLGEKTPLEELQGGLAVLLCNIKACKVRGVVSQARLLCCSVSDDCSELLAPPPGSTPGDRVTCLNYPGEPDRELQSKERVWELVQPDLQVDSKGVANYKGCGFEVKGKGLCRAPSLTNCIIR